The Primulina eburnea isolate SZY01 chromosome 6, ASM2296580v1, whole genome shotgun sequence genome contains a region encoding:
- the LOC140835384 gene encoding uncharacterized protein, whose protein sequence is MAPYEPLYERKCSSLVYWDDVGERAELGPNIVRQTSDLVARIWDKMKTAQSCQKSYAYQRRRDLDFAVWDHVFMKVAPMKGVMRFGKKILRTIEDPREIWDTCVQSRFTGVHNVFHASMLWKYMSNPSHVLNYEPLHLTPHLSFEEKPTQILDMQEKRLRKSVMAAVYVIRELLSLE, encoded by the exons atggctccatacgagcCATTGTACGAAAGAAAGTGTAGCTCGCTAGTTTATTGGGACGATGTAGGAGagcgagcagagttgggtccgaaTATTGTCAGGCAGACATCGGATTTAGTGGCCAGGATTTGGGACAAGATGAAGACTGCACAGAGctgtcagaagagttatgcttaTCAGAGGCGGAGAGATTTGGATTTCGCAGTATGGGATCATGTGTTCATGAAGGTCGCCccgatgaagggtgtgatgaggttcggGAAGAAGATTCTTCGGACCATTGAAGATCCTAGAGAGATTTGGGACACTTGCGTACAGAGTCGCTTTAcgggagttcataatgtgttccacgcCTCCATGCTGTGGAAGTACATgtcaaatccttcgcatgtgcttaACTATGAGCCACTTCATCTTACACCGCACCTATCATTTGAGGAGAAACCCACTCAGATTTTGGACATGCAGGAGAAGAGGCTCCGAAAAAG TGTAATGGCTGCTGTATACGTCATTAGGGAGCTGTTATCACTAGAATAA